In a single window of the Acinetobacter sp. CS-2 genome:
- the yidD gene encoding membrane protein insertion efficiency factor YidD translates to MVRLLHWLIRFYQIAISPLLGPRCRYIPTCSQYSLEAVHCYGAVRGVWLATKRICRCHPWGGSGYDPVPPKAIRFISFQQIDSQTLHVVVPFRDRLLNRNHSNYLG, encoded by the coding sequence ATGGTACGTTTACTGCATTGGTTGATTCGATTCTATCAGATCGCGATTAGTCCTTTATTGGGACCCCGCTGTCGTTATATTCCCACATGTTCTCAATATTCTTTGGAAGCAGTCCATTGTTATGGTGCTGTGCGTGGTGTGTGGTTAGCTACTAAGCGTATTTGTCGTTGTCATCCTTGGGGGGGCTCGGGATATGATCCGGTTCCGCCAAAGGCAATTCGTTTTATTTCATTTCAGCAAATAGATTCTCAAACGCTTCACGTTGTTGTACCCTTTCGTGATCGTTTATTGAACCGAAATCACTCTAACTACTTGGGATAA